A single genomic interval of Hydrotalea sp. harbors:
- the era gene encoding GTPase Era, which produces MIKDKNSNQEADKKTDSNSDKQFGVVALLGAPNAGKSTLANVLTGQKVSIVSRKPQTTRFRLTAIVESGGAQMALIDTPGIFNAKDSFDRQMVKAAWQALERVDCAVLLIAADSGLTPNVLHILSQLEKNKASVIAVLNKIDKVKKEQLLSLAEKIEKESSVERVLMISALKKDGTSDLLKLLVSRLPQGAWHYDSDQASDLPDRLFAAEILREQLFNYLHQELPYRLGVETESWKVEKNNKTNKTTLHIHQTIHIEKENHRPMILGRGGQNMKTIASRARQQMEELFEQKVFLKIFIRLTPDWREKHDATEFGFGL; this is translated from the coding sequence ATGATAAAGGATAAAAATTCTAATCAAGAAGCGGATAAAAAAACTGATAGCAACAGCGATAAACAATTTGGCGTGGTAGCGTTGCTGGGCGCGCCCAACGCGGGGAAATCAACCCTGGCCAATGTTTTGACCGGCCAAAAAGTTTCCATCGTCAGCCGCAAACCACAAACCACACGTTTTCGCCTGACGGCGATTGTCGAATCGGGCGGGGCGCAGATGGCGCTTATCGATACGCCGGGTATTTTTAACGCCAAGGATAGTTTTGACCGGCAAATGGTCAAGGCGGCATGGCAGGCCTTGGAGCGGGTCGATTGCGCGGTGTTGCTTATCGCCGCCGACAGCGGCCTGACGCCCAATGTGTTGCATATTTTATCGCAGTTGGAAAAAAACAAGGCGTCGGTTATCGCGGTGCTGAACAAAATTGATAAGGTAAAAAAAGAACAATTGCTTTCCTTGGCCGAAAAAATAGAAAAAGAATCATCGGTCGAACGGGTGTTGATGATATCGGCCTTGAAAAAAGATGGCACCAGCGATTTGTTAAAATTGTTGGTTAGCCGATTGCCGCAGGGGGCATGGCATTACGACAGCGACCAAGCCAGCGACCTACCTGACCGATTATTTGCCGCGGAAATTTTGCGCGAGCAATTGTTTAATTATTTGCATCAAGAATTACCCTATCGCTTGGGGGTCGAAACCGAAAGTTGGAAGGTCGAAAAAAATAATAAAACAAACAAAACCACCCTCCATATTCATCAAACAATTCACATCGAAAAGGAAAATCACCGGCCGATGATATTGGGGCGTGGTGGGCAGAATATGAAAACCATCGCCAGTCGCGCGCGCCAACAGATGGAGGAGCTATTCGAGCAAAAGGTTTTTCTAAAAATCTTCATCCGCCTGACGCCCGATTGGCGCGAAAAACACGACGCCACCGAATTTGGCTTTGGCTTGTAA
- the lepB gene encoding signal peptidase I, with amino-acid sequence MHLSIVIYLLLFLVLVDFAVRHVRGHGFFSKKIEQKYDLGFFFAQIFLLVMAFRALLFEPFVIPSSSMVPNLLIGDYILVNKMSYGYGKYSLPLEPVDFAGRIFGTEVKRGDVVVFRFPPNPKESYVKRIVGLPGDTLQMKKGILWVNGKPLPRTAIEDYGMDDNNDMSVQQFKETIPRNYKDNGLVKSYNVIQLNGNQGELANTAPYVVPAGQYFGVGDNRDNSLDSRVLPPFGVGFIPRENIIGRVACVLFSTNKNDNKTSFGWSLRFKRFFSVVQ; translated from the coding sequence ATGCATTTATCGATAGTTATTTATCTTTTATTATTTCTGGTGCTAGTTGATTTCGCGGTGCGGCATGTGCGCGGCCACGGGTTTTTTTCAAAAAAAATCGAACAAAAATACGACCTCGGGTTTTTTTTCGCGCAAATTTTTCTTTTGGTCATGGCGTTTCGCGCCCTGTTGTTTGAACCGTTCGTTATTCCCTCGTCATCGATGGTGCCAAACCTATTGATTGGTGATTATATTTTGGTTAATAAAATGAGCTACGGCTATGGCAAATACAGCCTGCCGCTAGAACCGGTGGATTTTGCCGGCCGCATTTTTGGCACCGAGGTTAAACGCGGCGATGTGGTGGTGTTTCGCTTCCCCCCCAACCCGAAAGAAAGTTACGTCAAACGCATCGTCGGCCTGCCCGGGGATACGTTGCAGATGAAAAAGGGCATCCTATGGGTAAATGGCAAACCATTGCCACGCACGGCGATTGAAGATTATGGCATGGACGATAATAATGACATGAGCGTTCAACAATTTAAGGAAACCATTCCCCGCAATTATAAGGATAATGGCCTCGTAAAATCCTATAACGTCATCCAACTAAACGGTAACCAGGGGGAATTGGCCAATACCGCCCCCTATGTGGTGCCGGCAGGCCAGTATTTTGGCGTGGGTGATAATCGTGACAATTCGCTTGATAGCCGCGTTCTGCCGCCCTTTGGCGTTGGTTTTATTCCGCGCGAAAACATCATCGGTCGCGTCGCCTGCGTGTTATTTTCCACCAATAAAAATGATAACAAAACATCGTTTGGCTGGTCGTTGCGCTTCAAGCGATTTTTTTCGGTGGTGCAATAA
- the ispG gene encoding flavodoxin-dependent (E)-4-hydroxy-3-methylbut-2-enyl-diphosphate synthase, translating to MENHRPFRTIHRRPCRTIKVGAISVGGNAPIAVQTMTNSLTTDTTATLKQIEASAEAGADIVRVSCPDEASSAALKEITKYSSVPIVADIHFHYRRGIEAAKNGAACLRINPGNIGPIDRVREVVQAARDNGCSMRIGVNGGSLEKHLLEKYGEPCPEALVESALHHAKILQDLDFHEFKISVKASDIFLAVAAYQQLAEQIDCPLHLGITEAGGLMSGSIKSAIGMGNLLWAGIGDTVRVSLSADPVEEVRVAYEILKSLSIRSRGVKIISCPSCARQQFDVIKIVGELEKRLAHIKEEITLSVIGCVVNGPGEARETDIGFTGGGKGASGHATHQIYLGGIPAHRFQDDNIVDYLVGLVEEKLAARHNSGASASGHK from the coding sequence ATGGAAAACCATCGCCCGTTTCGCACCATCCATCGCCGCCCATGCCGAACCATCAAGGTCGGGGCGATATCGGTTGGTGGCAACGCGCCGATAGCGGTGCAAACCATGACCAACAGCCTAACCACCGACACCACCGCCACGTTGAAACAAATCGAGGCCTCAGCCGAGGCCGGGGCCGATATTGTTCGCGTCTCCTGCCCCGATGAAGCCTCCAGCGCCGCCCTGAAAGAAATCACCAAATATTCGTCGGTGCCGATAGTCGCCGATATTCATTTTCATTATCGCCGAGGGATAGAGGCGGCGAAAAACGGCGCGGCCTGCCTGCGCATCAACCCCGGCAACATTGGGCCGATAGACCGCGTGAGGGAAGTGGTGCAGGCGGCGCGTGATAATGGCTGTTCGATGCGTATCGGCGTCAACGGCGGGTCGTTGGAAAAACACCTGCTTGAAAAATATGGCGAGCCATGCCCCGAGGCCCTGGTCGAATCCGCCCTTCACCACGCAAAAATATTACAAGATTTGGATTTTCATGAATTTAAAATTTCGGTCAAGGCCTCCGACATTTTTTTGGCGGTGGCGGCCTACCAACAATTGGCGGAACAAATCGATTGCCCCCTGCATCTGGGGATTACCGAGGCCGGCGGGTTGATGAGCGGTTCGATTAAATCGGCCATCGGTATGGGTAATTTATTGTGGGCGGGAATTGGCGATACGGTTCGCGTGTCGCTGTCGGCTGACCCGGTGGAGGAGGTTCGCGTTGCCTACGAAATTTTAAAATCCCTGAGCATAAGAAGCCGTGGCGTCAAAATTATTTCCTGCCCCAGTTGCGCGCGCCAGCAATTTGACGTGATAAAAATCGTCGGCGAGTTGGAAAAACGCCTGGCGCATATCAAGGAAGAAATCACCCTGTCGGTCATCGGCTGTGTGGTTAACGGCCCGGGCGAGGCGCGCGAAACCGACATTGGCTTTACCGGCGGCGGCAAGGGGGCAAGCGGCCACGCCACCCACCAAATATATTTGGGCGGCATTCCGGCGCACCGCTTCCAAGATGATAATATCGTTGATTATTTGGTCGGTTTAGTGGAAGAAAAATTGGCGGCGCGGCATAACAGCGGCGCATCAGCAAGCGGCCACAAATAA
- the hisS gene encoding histidine--tRNA ligase — MSNIQSVRGTQDFIGKRSAKLATVVARARRIAELYNYQEIITPLIESVQVFTESLGQESDIIHKEMFVFEDRGGDKICLRPENTAGVMRAFVENGLQQQLPCKFFYHGPMFRYERPQRGRYRQFHQFGVEYLHAPQSSAATAMVDAEVITLGHGFLTGLGIGDYRLEINSLGSRESRVAYRAALVDYFNPYKNDLSADSKMRLQQNPLRILDSKDEGDKKLVAGAPHLKNYYDKESAEKFAALQALLTDAKIPFAVNQQLVRGLDYYCHTAFEFVTQQLGAQGTILAGGRYDDLPAMFGARDVRGVGFAAGLERLLELLPDDAVQESPLLFLCPIGDKSLAKVAGVAMQLRNAGLRVEIGLSGDIKKSLSRANKLNAAVAIIFGDDELAKNQFQYKNLQQNTEQSTQENQQATKQETMGLSDIIAKAKKIA, encoded by the coding sequence ATGAGCAATATTCAATCGGTGCGTGGCACCCAAGATTTTATTGGCAAAAGATCGGCCAAATTGGCCACCGTGGTGGCGCGGGCGCGGCGCATCGCCGAGCTTTATAATTATCAAGAAATCATCACACCGCTTATCGAATCGGTGCAGGTTTTTACCGAATCGCTGGGCCAGGAATCGGATATTATTCACAAGGAAATGTTTGTCTTTGAGGATAGGGGCGGGGATAAAATCTGCCTGCGCCCCGAAAACACCGCCGGCGTCATGCGGGCATTTGTTGAAAATGGTTTGCAACAACAATTGCCCTGCAAGTTTTTTTATCACGGGCCGATGTTTCGTTACGAACGGCCGCAACGTGGTCGTTATCGCCAATTTCACCAATTTGGCGTCGAGTATTTACACGCGCCGCAATCATCGGCCGCGACCGCGATGGTCGACGCCGAGGTCATCACCCTCGGCCATGGTTTTTTAACTGGGCTTGGCATTGGTGATTACCGCTTGGAAATAAATTCCTTGGGGAGCCGCGAATCGCGCGTCGCCTACCGCGCCGCCCTGGTCGATTATTTTAATCCCTACAAAAACGATTTGTCGGCCGATTCAAAAATGCGTTTGCAACAAAATCCCCTGCGCATATTGGATTCAAAAGATGAGGGCGATAAAAAATTGGTGGCCGGCGCGCCGCATTTAAAAAACTATTATGATAAAGAATCGGCCGAGAAATTTGCCGCGCTACAGGCTTTATTAACCGACGCCAAGATTCCCTTCGCCGTTAACCAACAATTGGTGCGCGGATTGGATTATTATTGCCACACGGCGTTTGAATTTGTCACCCAACAATTGGGGGCGCAGGGCACCATCTTGGCCGGCGGGCGTTACGACGATTTGCCGGCAATGTTCGGGGCAAGGGACGTGCGCGGCGTTGGCTTCGCCGCCGGCCTGGAGCGTTTGTTGGAGCTATTGCCGGATGATGCGGTTCAGGAATCGCCCTTATTGTTCCTCTGCCCGATAGGCGATAAATCATTGGCCAAGGTCGCCGGCGTGGCGATGCAATTGCGCAACGCCGGTTTGCGGGTTGAAATTGGCCTCAGCGGCGATATCAAAAAATCCCTGAGCCGCGCCAACAAATTAAACGCCGCGGTGGCCATCATTTTTGGCGATGACGAGTTGGCAAAGAATCAATTTCAATATAAAAATTTACAACAAAATACCGAACAAAGCACTCAGGAAAACCAACAGGCAACCAAGCAAGAAACCATGGGCTTAAGCGATATCATCGCCAAAGCAAAAAAAATAGCGTAA
- the rnc gene encoding ribonuclease III, translating to MKDKVFLELINLAIGIDFNIDHEPLLRQAFTHPSAKHEGNYERLEFLGDRVLGLVMARWLYELYPEQKEGFLSIASARMVSTDTLYSVASKLGLAALLETKIPNKLGERAIESAMVNSLEAFLAALYISKGMEVVESFVRKHWQEFLVEAEGTINNPRGQLQEWLQARKLPPPSYKLLSTGGSDHEPTFAVELETGVPSVGVITATAKTKKLAMSKAATQAMTIIKKLDL from the coding sequence ATGAAAGATAAAGTTTTTCTGGAGCTAATAAACCTCGCCATTGGTATCGATTTCAATATAGACCACGAGCCGCTGTTGCGCCAGGCCTTCACCCACCCCAGCGCAAAGCATGAGGGCAATTACGAACGATTGGAATTTTTGGGCGACCGCGTGTTGGGGTTGGTGATGGCGCGTTGGCTGTATGAACTATACCCCGAGCAAAAGGAGGGTTTTTTATCCATTGCCTCGGCCCGCATGGTATCGACCGACACATTATATAGCGTCGCCAGCAAATTGGGTTTGGCGGCGTTGCTGGAAACGAAAATTCCAAACAAACTTGGCGAGCGCGCCATCGAATCGGCGATGGTGAATAGCCTTGAAGCCTTTTTGGCCGCGCTCTATATAAGCAAGGGGATGGAGGTGGTCGAATCCTTTGTCAGAAAACATTGGCAAGAATTTTTGGTCGAGGCCGAGGGGACAATCAACAACCCACGCGGCCAATTGCAAGAATGGTTGCAGGCAAGGAAGTTACCGCCGCCGAGTTACAAATTATTGTCGACCGGCGGTAGCGACCATGAGCCAACCTTTGCCGTTGAATTGGAAACGGGGGTGCCGTCGGTTGGCGTTATCACCGCGACCGCCAAAACAAAAAAATTGGCCATGAGCAAGGCGGCAACCCAAGCCATGACGATTATTAAAAAACTAGATTTATAA
- a CDS encoding glycosyltransferase family 10: MMKKQPSKPAHRLKTTTRVNILTEHLASARVLARQAPQRGRDGVLWKNLHFVFNQAILPDDIVVVWHYPPYKKNLWHSIAKKLSIPYWPLVINHPRRRKIHIQTEPMVLPFARVVYGKKFLSQFGIVVAQRPRPTWYRDGKWVESHGGLEWWYGFAQDKQKSSERVITKNWQDLLQSPHKNKSPEKILSVIASRQHRTAQQQLRVAFVDELAKDKELGDMLDIFGSKRQFIADKAAGLEKYKYHIALENSLIPHYWTEKLADPLLAECFVFYAGAPNVADYFDTASITAIDISRPRDAIALIKRTIKSGAYEKNLPAIKANKKRLMMAENLFNLIWRICHKYGMA, encoded by the coding sequence ATGATGAAAAAACAACCAAGCAAGCCGGCTCATAGGTTAAAAACAACGACGCGGGTAAATATACTGACCGAGCATCTGGCGTCGGCCAGGGTATTGGCGCGGCAAGCCCCACAACGGGGTAGGGATGGTGTGTTATGGAAAAACTTACATTTTGTTTTCAACCAAGCGATTTTGCCCGATGATATTGTGGTGGTGTGGCATTACCCGCCCTATAAAAAAAACCTGTGGCATAGCATTGCCAAAAAACTTTCCATTCCCTATTGGCCATTGGTGATTAACCATCCACGCCGGCGCAAAATACATATTCAAACCGAACCGATGGTTTTGCCCTTCGCGCGGGTGGTTTATGGTAAAAAATTTCTGTCGCAATTTGGCATCGTTGTCGCGCAACGGCCAAGACCAACATGGTATCGCGATGGCAAATGGGTCGAATCGCACGGCGGGTTGGAATGGTGGTATGGTTTTGCCCAGGACAAGCAAAAATCAAGCGAACGAGTCATCACCAAAAATTGGCAAGATTTGTTGCAATCGCCCCATAAAAACAAATCACCAGAAAAAATCCTATCGGTGATTGCGTCGCGCCAGCATCGCACCGCGCAACAACAATTGCGCGTTGCCTTCGTCGATGAATTGGCGAAGGATAAGGAATTGGGCGATATGCTGGATATTTTTGGCAGCAAGCGGCAATTCATCGCCGATAAAGCCGCCGGGTTGGAAAAATATAAATATCATATCGCGCTGGAAAATTCGCTCATCCCCCATTATTGGACCGAAAAATTGGCCGACCCATTGCTCGCCGAATGTTTTGTTTTTTATGCCGGCGCACCAAACGTCGCGGATTATTTCGACACCGCGTCGATAACTGCCATCGATATCAGCCGGCCGAGGGATGCCATCGCCCTTATCAAACGCACCATCAAATCGGGGGCATACGAAAAAAACTTGCCAGCGATTAAAGCCAACAAAAAACGCCTGATGATGGCGGAGAATCTGTTCAACCTGATATGGCGAATTTGTCATAAATATGGTATGGCTTAA
- a CDS encoding glycosyltransferase family 2 protein, translating into MPSTPLVSIIMPVFNGEQYIARAIDSVLQQTYKQLELIIVDDGSTDGTATMVKKYQASDKRVKYIKNKKNSKQWFSRNVGLAAATGDYIAWQDADDMADKTRIAKQLDFLQKNKAYDLVASDMMVINQDDKKISIVRGGTASPQDSWLHRQRLFCPSLMFKKNILLSLAPPYCRPLPIGEDIDLLYRLREQKHQCGIIHQSLYHYRRAGGQTTGFHFLSLLYGELVRYSSYSRQNLARDLLHFHNDELLAARDLPSAFIPFLREKKLQHVHKVFINRFVIGQYYSLLKTPLVFINNLPLLGRFYITLLHHQPVRFIIASVMAVPRQLLRLVYCRLTQQRFFVD; encoded by the coding sequence ATGCCCAGCACCCCACTTGTTTCGATTATCATGCCGGTGTTCAATGGTGAGCAATATATTGCGCGCGCCATCGATTCGGTGTTGCAACAAACCTATAAACAACTGGAATTAATTATTGTCGATGATGGTTCGACCGACGGCACGGCGACCATGGTTAAAAAATACCAAGCAAGCGATAAACGCGTAAAATATATTAAAAACAAAAAAAACAGCAAGCAATGGTTTTCGCGCAATGTGGGGCTGGCCGCCGCAACCGGCGATTATATTGCCTGGCAAGATGCCGACGACATGGCCGATAAAACCCGCATCGCCAAACAACTAGATTTTTTACAAAAAAACAAAGCTTATGATTTGGTGGCCAGCGACATGATGGTCATCAACCAAGATGATAAAAAAATTTCCATCGTGCGGGGCGGCACAGCAAGCCCACAAGATTCATGGTTGCATCGCCAAAGACTATTTTGCCCCAGCCTGATGTTTAAAAAAAATATATTATTATCGCTCGCCCCGCCCTATTGTCGCCCCTTGCCGATTGGTGAAGACATCGACCTGCTTTATCGTTTGCGCGAACAAAAACATCAATGCGGCATTATCCATCAATCGCTTTACCATTATCGGCGCGCCGGCGGGCAAACCACTGGTTTTCATTTTCTATCGTTGCTTTATGGCGAATTGGTGCGCTATTCATCCTACAGCCGGCAAAACTTGGCGCGCGACCTGTTGCATTTTCATAACGACGAATTGTTGGCGGCGCGCGATTTGCCAAGTGCCTTTATCCCTTTCTTGCGTGAAAAAAAACTACAGCACGTGCATAAGGTTTTTATCAATCGTTTTGTCATTGGGCAATATTATTCGTTATTAAAAACGCCGCTGGTTTTTATCAACAACCTGCCGCTGTTAGGGCGATTTTATATTACATTGTTGCACCATCAGCCGGTGCGATTCATTATTGCGTCGGTTATGGCCGTGCCGCGTCAATTGTTGCGACTGGTTTATTGCCGCCTGACCCAGCAACGTTTTTTTGTCGACTAA
- the prfA gene encoding peptide chain release factor 1, with the protein MSDAKKTTNPFDNYVNQRLAYYQELQDKMVKGDTTGFKGMGGLAKELSSLAKIVPDMEKYLRMVKSLQDCDEMLADKTLDQEMRAVATQEKEELTPQLPVLRHELELELIPSDEDDNIDSLIVEVRAGTGGLEAALFAGDLLAMYRRYAEKNGWRFETIDISENDLGGLATGSASIKGEGAFERMKFEGGVHRVQRVPVTENAGRVHTSTATVAILPEPEEVEITISPEDLRVDTYRSQGAGGQHVNTTDSAVRITHLPSGVAVACQTEKSQHKNRAQAMRLLRARLFEHQREEKMKKRTAARRLMVGSGERAEKIRTYNFPEGRVSDHRIKLTLYKLNEIMQGSALDDVIEPLIKTDKEERLSSFLTQLETQ; encoded by the coding sequence ATGAGCGACGCAAAAAAAACCACCAACCCATTTGACAATTATGTCAACCAACGATTGGCCTATTACCAAGAATTGCAGGACAAAATGGTCAAGGGCGACACTACCGGTTTCAAGGGTATGGGCGGCCTGGCCAAGGAATTATCGTCGCTGGCCAAAATTGTGCCCGACATGGAAAAATACCTGCGCATGGTAAAATCACTGCAGGATTGCGACGAGATGTTAGCCGATAAAACATTAGACCAGGAGATGCGCGCCGTGGCGACTCAGGAAAAAGAGGAATTAACGCCGCAATTGCCGGTTCTGCGCCACGAGCTCGAATTGGAATTGATTCCCAGCGACGAAGACGACAATATCGATTCCTTAATCGTTGAGGTGCGGGCCGGCACCGGCGGGTTGGAGGCGGCCTTGTTCGCCGGCGACCTCCTCGCCATGTATCGCCGTTACGCCGAAAAAAATGGCTGGCGGTTTGAAACCATCGATATCAGCGAAAATGACCTGGGCGGCTTGGCGACCGGTTCGGCCTCGATAAAGGGGGAGGGAGCTTTCGAGCGGATGAAGTTCGAGGGCGGCGTGCACCGCGTGCAACGGGTGCCGGTTACCGAAAACGCCGGGCGGGTTCATACCTCAACCGCGACAGTGGCGATTTTGCCCGAGCCGGAGGAGGTCGAAATCACCATCAGCCCCGAGGATTTGCGGGTCGATACCTATCGGTCGCAAGGCGCCGGCGGCCAACATGTTAACACGACGGATTCGGCGGTGCGGATTACCCACTTGCCGTCGGGCGTGGCGGTGGCCTGCCAAACCGAAAAATCGCAACATAAAAACCGGGCGCAGGCGATGCGCCTCCTCCGCGCGCGGTTGTTCGAGCATCAGCGCGAGGAAAAAATGAAAAAACGCACCGCGGCACGCCGTTTGATGGTCGGGTCGGGCGAACGGGCGGAAAAAATTAGAACCTATAACTTCCCCGAGGGCCGCGTCTCCGACCATCGCATTAAATTAACCCTTTACAAATTAAATGAAATCATGCAGGGTTCGGCGCTGGATGACGTCATCGAGCCGTTGATAAAAACCGATAAGGAAGAAAGACTATCAAGTTTCTTAACCCAGTTGGAAACGCAATAA